In Chthoniobacterales bacterium, a single window of DNA contains:
- the aroA gene encoding 3-phosphoshikimate 1-carboxyvinyltransferase, translated as MAEIKSQRAPQIEAEIRVPGDKSISHRAVLLSALANGTSVISGFLPGEDCLCTVNAMRALGVKIEQPEPTTLIVEGSNGNLQPPTRDIDCGNSGTLMRLLTGFLAGQPFASRLTGDASLSGRPMNRVIGPLSQMGARITGQGEKGTAPLEIQPAKLRGIHYQSPVASAQIKSSILLAGLFAEGTTSVSEPVQSRDHSERMFEYYGLHPQKEGLTVSLEGGQIPIANNFQIPGDISSAAFWLVAAAAQPGSHLLVKDVGLNKTRTGILGVLVRMGTRHRENVEKFSQVEQMGSLEIWGGPFQGTIIEGREIPNVIDELPILAVAGALAQGTTIIRDAKELRVKETDRISAVVSNLKLMGANVKETEDGMIIQGGAPLHGATLPSYGDHRIAMAFAIAGLFADGETTITDTDCVATSYPGFEKTLRQILRGGEIGTPVHSHLISQTESAE; from the coding sequence ATGGCGGAAATTAAATCGCAGCGCGCACCACAGATCGAAGCCGAGATTCGCGTTCCCGGTGACAAAAGCATTTCGCATCGCGCCGTTCTGCTCTCGGCTTTAGCAAACGGCACGAGCGTTATTTCTGGTTTTCTGCCTGGTGAAGACTGCCTTTGCACGGTCAATGCGATGCGCGCCCTCGGTGTCAAAATCGAGCAGCCCGAGCCCACCACACTCATCGTCGAAGGCAGCAATGGAAACCTGCAGCCGCCGACGCGGGACATCGATTGCGGCAACTCCGGCACGCTCATGCGGCTGCTCACCGGCTTCCTCGCGGGCCAGCCATTTGCCAGCCGTCTGACCGGCGACGCCTCCCTTTCTGGACGCCCGATGAACCGGGTGATCGGACCGCTCTCCCAGATGGGTGCGCGCATCACCGGCCAAGGCGAAAAGGGCACCGCGCCATTGGAAATCCAGCCAGCGAAACTCCGCGGAATCCATTACCAGTCGCCGGTCGCCAGCGCGCAGATCAAGAGTTCCATCCTGCTTGCGGGCTTGTTTGCCGAGGGCACGACTTCCGTTTCCGAGCCGGTGCAAAGCCGCGATCATTCGGAGCGAATGTTTGAGTACTACGGCCTGCATCCGCAGAAGGAGGGCCTCACCGTTTCGCTGGAAGGCGGCCAGATTCCGATCGCGAACAACTTCCAAATTCCTGGTGACATTTCCAGCGCGGCCTTCTGGCTCGTCGCGGCTGCGGCGCAACCCGGCTCCCATCTTTTGGTGAAGGACGTCGGCCTGAATAAGACTCGCACCGGCATCCTCGGCGTCCTCGTTCGCATGGGCACGCGCCATCGCGAGAACGTCGAAAAGTTTTCCCAAGTCGAGCAAATGGGTTCCCTCGAAATCTGGGGCGGACCTTTTCAGGGCACCATCATCGAGGGCCGCGAGATTCCCAATGTCATCGACGAATTGCCTATTCTCGCCGTCGCAGGCGCGCTGGCGCAGGGCACCACGATCATTCGCGACGCGAAGGAATTGCGGGTGAAGGAAACGGACCGGATCAGCGCAGTCGTGAGCAACCTCAAACTCATGGGCGCCAATGTCAAGGAGACCGAGGACGGGATGATCATCCAGGGCGGTGCACCGCTGCACGGGGCGACTTTGCCGAGCTACGGTGATCATCGCATTGCCATGGCATTTGCGATTGCCGGGCTGTTTGCCGATGGAGAAACGACGATTACCGACACCGATTGCGTGGCGACTTCCTATCCCGGCTTCGAGAAAACATTGCGGCAAATCCTGCGCGGAGGAGAGATCGGAACTCCCGTGCATTCGCATTTGATCAGCCAAACGGAGTCTGCGGAATGA
- the cmk gene encoding (d)CMP kinase yields MSDGHNVIAIDGPAASGKSSVAQNLARRLGYAYVNTGAMYRAITWRVVSMNVPSDDAIAVLDLLERSNIEIALENGKSVIRIDGTDPEPYLRDQSINQNVSPVSGIPGVRDFLLPLLRDFANHSDLVMEGRDIGSTVFPDTPYKFYIDASPEVRRMRRQVQGQADEISNRDKADSTRRASPLVIADDAQVIDSSHLTIDGVVGEIIGRLKLKGLSVES; encoded by the coding sequence ATGAGCGACGGGCACAACGTCATCGCCATCGACGGCCCGGCGGCCTCTGGCAAAAGCAGCGTCGCTCAAAATCTCGCCCGCCGCCTCGGCTACGCCTATGTGAACACCGGCGCGATGTATCGAGCGATCACATGGCGCGTCGTTTCCATGAATGTCCCATCGGACGACGCCATCGCGGTGCTCGATCTGCTGGAGCGGTCGAACATCGAGATCGCACTCGAAAATGGTAAGTCGGTCATTCGCATCGACGGCACCGACCCTGAGCCGTATCTGCGCGATCAATCGATCAATCAAAACGTCTCGCCTGTTTCCGGCATTCCGGGCGTGCGCGATTTCCTGCTGCCCCTCCTGCGCGATTTCGCCAACCACTCCGATCTGGTGATGGAAGGACGCGACATTGGTTCGACCGTGTTTCCGGACACGCCCTATAAATTCTACATCGATGCCTCGCCCGAAGTCCGGCGCATGAGGCGTCAGGTGCAGGGGCAGGCGGATGAAATTTCCAATCGCGACAAGGCCGATTCCACCCGGCGCGCCTCACCGCTGGTCATCGCCGACGACGCGCAGGTGATCGACAGTTCGCACCTCACCATCGACGGGGTGGTCGGAGAAATCATTGGCCGCCTCAAGCTCAAGGGCCTGTCGGTCGAGAGTTGA
- a CDS encoding sigma-70 family RNA polymerase sigma factor yields the protein MRVVDVAEKKLDAELLGRVAQGDETAFAQLYDRFSAPLFSLVRQMTNDETEAQDALSEGFMQIWRRASTYDPERSAAFTWAVMLVRNKTIDRLRVRQRVAKVRDLATAQLSPDDDIDAQSMLAPHFRERVKLVRAAVETLPEDQRTPLEMSFFDGLTHDEIAARLDAPLGTVKARIRRGLLKLRSLWKEDV from the coding sequence ATGAGAGTCGTTGATGTTGCTGAAAAGAAGCTCGATGCCGAGCTTTTGGGGCGCGTCGCGCAAGGGGACGAAACCGCTTTCGCCCAGCTCTACGACCGCTTTTCAGCGCCACTTTTTTCTCTCGTCCGCCAGATGACGAATGATGAAACAGAAGCGCAAGACGCTCTCTCCGAGGGCTTTATGCAGATCTGGCGTCGCGCTTCGACTTATGATCCCGAGCGCAGCGCCGCCTTTACGTGGGCGGTGATGTTGGTCCGCAACAAAACCATCGACCGCCTCCGCGTGCGCCAGCGGGTGGCCAAGGTCCGCGACCTCGCCACGGCGCAACTCTCGCCCGATGACGACATCGATGCGCAGTCCATGCTCGCCCCCCATTTTCGCGAAAGAGTGAAACTCGTCCGCGCCGCCGTCGAGACCTTGCCCGAGGACCAGCGCACGCCGCTGGAAATGAGCTTTTTCGACGGCCTGACTCACGACGAAATCGCAGCGCGCCTCGACGCGCCGCTGGGCACCGTGAAGGCCCGGATTCGCCGTGGACTGCTGAAATTGCGCAGTCTTTGGAAGGAGGATGTATGA
- a CDS encoding prephenate dehydrogenase/arogenate dehydrogenase family protein: MSTQPAPFREIAILGPGLLGASLALALAESSSIRLWGRRPESIAEVRNFAPVCTIDLAEAVKGADLVIFCTPIEVMGGIARQIVPFLGEETLVTDVGSVKAGIVMELESICGPKRFLGSHPMAGSEQSGSAAARADLFIGAACIVTPTEKTPTANVEHIAQFWKNLECEVHCLSPETHDRQIAQISHLPHLLAGCLVNAVADPAAFQLAGQGFRDSTRIASGPPDMWRGILQSNRTQLLAALAALQSQIGLAEQLLQADDAAGLRNFLAAAKTKRDGITRKVRYGGN; encoded by the coding sequence ATGTCCACCCAACCCGCGCCTTTTCGGGAAATCGCGATCCTCGGGCCCGGCTTGCTCGGAGCTTCCCTGGCGCTCGCCCTCGCAGAGTCGAGTTCCATTCGACTCTGGGGACGCCGTCCTGAATCCATTGCAGAGGTGCGAAATTTTGCGCCGGTCTGCACGATAGATCTGGCCGAGGCGGTTAAAGGTGCGGACCTCGTTATTTTCTGCACGCCAATCGAAGTGATGGGCGGCATCGCACGGCAAATCGTGCCTTTTCTCGGAGAGGAAACGCTCGTTACCGACGTGGGCAGCGTCAAAGCCGGCATAGTGATGGAACTCGAATCCATCTGCGGGCCGAAACGCTTTCTCGGGAGTCATCCCATGGCCGGTTCCGAGCAATCGGGGAGCGCGGCGGCGAGGGCGGATTTGTTCATCGGGGCCGCTTGCATTGTGACTCCCACGGAAAAAACGCCGACGGCCAACGTCGAGCACATCGCCCAGTTTTGGAAAAATCTGGAGTGCGAAGTCCATTGTCTCAGTCCGGAAACGCACGACCGGCAGATCGCGCAGATCAGCCATTTGCCGCATCTGCTGGCGGGTTGCCTGGTCAACGCCGTCGCCGATCCGGCAGCTTTCCAATTGGCGGGGCAGGGGTTCCGCGATTCGACTCGCATCGCCAGTGGACCGCCCGACATGTGGCGCGGCATTTTACAATCGAATCGAACTCAGCTCCTGGCCGCCCTGGCAGCGCTTCAGTCGCAAATTGGTCTCGCCGAGCAACTTCTGCAAGCGGACGACGCTGCGGGCTTGCGCAATTTTCTCGCCGCCGCTAAGACCAAACGCGATGGCATCACCCGGAAAGTCAGATATGGCGGAAATTAA
- a CDS encoding anti-sigma factor, translating into MIDEQMEEMASLYVLGELKAEQAARFEAELLGSAELQELVSALQEDFATLALAAPMVRPPAGLRARLIQQFRAENQPSKVIRVSFLPWAIAAALAVASTFLFLQETKLKKQVAALQSRDLLTQTRVAVLQSQVDTYASGSAVVIWDQKNQKGFVRYDKLPAHEGQDYQLWALDPAQKEPINAGLMPVVNSGAAKVDFHPDVRVGKGTKFAVSIEPKGGSKKPVGQVIFVGE; encoded by the coding sequence ATGATCGACGAACAAATGGAAGAAATGGCCTCGCTCTATGTTTTGGGCGAACTCAAAGCCGAGCAGGCGGCCCGCTTTGAGGCCGAATTGCTGGGCAGCGCCGAGTTGCAGGAACTCGTTTCCGCCTTGCAGGAAGACTTCGCCACGCTCGCCCTCGCCGCGCCGATGGTGCGCCCGCCCGCCGGATTGCGCGCACGACTCATCCAGCAATTTCGCGCTGAAAACCAGCCGTCGAAAGTGATCCGAGTTTCATTCCTACCTTGGGCGATCGCAGCGGCTTTGGCGGTTGCGTCCACCTTTCTTTTTCTGCAAGAGACCAAGCTCAAAAAACAAGTCGCCGCCCTGCAAAGCCGCGACCTTCTCACGCAAACGCGGGTCGCCGTTTTGCAATCGCAGGTGGACACCTACGCCAGCGGTTCCGCCGTGGTCATCTGGGATCAGAAAAATCAAAAAGGCTTCGTTCGCTACGATAAATTACCGGCTCACGAAGGCCAGGATTACCAGCTCTGGGCCCTCGATCCCGCGCAGAAAGAACCCATCAACGCCGGCCTCATGCCGGTGGTCAATTCTGGCGCGGCCAAAGTGGACTTCCATCCCGATGTGCGCGTCGGCAAAGGCACGAAATTTGCCGTCAGCATCGAGCCCAAGGGCGGCTCCAAAAAACCGGTGGGTCAGGTCATTTTCGTAGGCGAATAA
- a CDS encoding AAA family ATPase, which produces MTEPEFSDDEPSAMERVERLLAIFPAEHPLAGELQSIRAGLFEHESIIGEAREAIEKLEEVVKKVTSPANRIGTFLALREGKTAQIVVGGSDYFCLIDPRLKADQLQTGMRVLVNDAYVIVGDLGFDTTGQIAKIVELLGEDRLRVGSEHGLQSSVLMRSALLADAKLKAGDEVRVDGNFRVAVEVLARTENKDYYLDIVPELEWDQIGGQKEALNAIRDAIELPLLHEELFARYKHSTPKGFLLHGPPGCGKTLIGKATAYNLTKQLNEKTGRSMEQYFMHIKGPEILNMWLGESERIVREIFSTAREKRKEGYLPFLFIDEAESILGTRRASRSANILSTLVPMFCTEMDGIESLNEVVIILASNRADLIDPAILRPGRIDRKIKVHRPDRAGAKEIYRIYLDPALPYDPELVKKLGSSEAVIEFLTSRVSDAQYAQTDANRFLEITLRSGRKEILHRGDLASGALIESIVDRAKELAIRRSISSKIEEGIRESDLLEALENEYAENDIFPPGDIIEDWLKLVDYDPENVVKVRPFKEKRNVPVSRII; this is translated from the coding sequence GTGACAGAACCCGAGTTCTCTGACGACGAACCCAGCGCGATGGAGCGGGTCGAACGCCTGCTCGCCATCTTCCCAGCGGAGCACCCGCTGGCGGGCGAGTTGCAGTCGATTCGGGCCGGATTGTTTGAGCACGAATCCATCATCGGCGAAGCGCGCGAAGCCATCGAGAAGCTTGAGGAAGTCGTCAAAAAAGTCACTTCGCCCGCCAATCGCATCGGGACCTTTCTAGCATTGCGCGAGGGAAAAACCGCCCAGATCGTTGTGGGCGGTTCCGATTATTTTTGCCTGATCGATCCCCGGCTAAAGGCGGATCAACTCCAAACTGGAATGCGCGTGCTGGTCAACGACGCCTACGTAATCGTCGGCGATCTCGGCTTCGACACCACGGGCCAGATCGCGAAAATCGTGGAGTTGTTAGGAGAAGATCGCCTGCGCGTAGGCAGCGAGCACGGGTTGCAATCGTCGGTCCTCATGCGCTCCGCATTGCTGGCCGACGCCAAGCTCAAGGCGGGCGACGAAGTCCGCGTCGATGGCAACTTCCGCGTCGCCGTCGAGGTTCTCGCCCGCACCGAAAACAAGGACTACTATCTCGACATCGTACCCGAACTCGAATGGGACCAGATCGGCGGTCAAAAGGAAGCGCTCAACGCCATCCGCGACGCCATCGAACTCCCGTTGCTGCACGAGGAATTATTTGCCCGCTACAAACATTCCACGCCGAAAGGCTTCCTGTTGCACGGACCTCCCGGCTGCGGAAAAACGCTTATTGGTAAAGCTACGGCTTACAATCTAACCAAGCAGCTCAACGAGAAAACCGGTCGCTCGATGGAGCAATATTTCATGCACATCAAAGGCCCGGAAATCCTCAACATGTGGCTCGGCGAGTCGGAGCGAATTGTGCGTGAAATTTTTTCCACCGCCCGCGAGAAACGCAAGGAAGGCTATCTGCCATTTCTCTTCATCGACGAGGCGGAAAGCATTCTTGGAACGCGGCGCGCGTCACGCTCGGCTAACATTCTTTCCACGTTAGTACCCATGTTCTGCACCGAGATGGACGGCATCGAATCGCTCAACGAAGTCGTCATCATTCTAGCCTCTAATCGCGCCGATCTCATCGACCCCGCCATTTTGCGTCCCGGTCGCATTGATCGAAAAATTAAGGTTCATAGACCTGACCGCGCGGGCGCCAAGGAAATCTACCGGATCTATCTCGATCCGGCTCTTCCTTACGATCCAGAACTGGTTAAAAAACTTGGGTCGAGTGAGGCAGTTATCGAGTTCCTAACCAGCCGGGTTTCCGACGCGCAATATGCGCAGACCGACGCGAATCGTTTCTTGGAAATCACCTTGCGTAGCGGGCGAAAAGAGATTCTCCATCGCGGCGATCTGGCCAGCGGCGCGCTCATTGAATCCATTGTGGATCGCGCGAAGGAACTAGCCATTCGACGCTCCATTTCCTCGAAAATTGAGGAGGGAATCCGCGAGTCCGATTTGTTAGAGGCGTTGGAAAATGAATACGCCGAGAACGACATTTTTCCACCGGGTGACATCATTGAAGACTGGTTGAAACTCGTCGATTACGATCCGGAGAACGTGGTCAAAGTCCGCCCGTTCAAGGAGAAGCGAAACGTCCCCGTCAGCCGCATTATCTAA
- a CDS encoding proteasome accessory factor PafA2 family protein, producing the protein MRPYGIETEYGIMVLGEEEIDVVAESIELVRSYMERGTLMKWDYQLEDPHVDARGFRVRELLQDTDEANYFQIDHDRPLSFQEIKSDLVLANGARFYNDHAHPEYSTPECSNLNEIVAQDRAGECILHECALRRSAMLGRSVRLYKNNTDFDGHSYGCHDNYLVSREVKWERLVSGMLPFLVTRQIFAGAGKLGIEAEGKLLQSGVYQIAQRSDFFSVLTSVDTMNRRPLVNTRDEAHADPKKWRRFHVIIGDANMSEFATALKIGTTSMALKLIELGLAPDIELAQPIEATKAISRDPSHSWIVELRDGRKISAIDIQRAYLEAARVHLEPEEDHAWIFREWENVLNDLEVDPLRCVDRLDWVAKWHLLDTFRQSEDLAWSDPWLQSLDLEYHNIDPENGLYHALSREGTIRRFVSDEAVAAAIKNPPSSTRAFFRGQVVSRFAGQIASLQWDAVALLTTTGKFTIPFPEVADSPRLDALNKIIVAVKNTDELRDRIRSLDGA; encoded by the coding sequence ATGAGACCGTATGGGATCGAGACCGAGTACGGCATCATGGTGCTGGGCGAGGAGGAGATTGATGTCGTGGCGGAATCCATCGAGCTAGTCCGCTCCTACATGGAGCGGGGCACGCTCATGAAATGGGATTACCAGCTAGAAGACCCACACGTCGATGCGCGGGGATTTCGAGTTAGGGAGTTATTGCAGGACACGGACGAAGCTAACTACTTCCAGATCGACCACGATCGACCGCTTTCGTTTCAGGAAATCAAGAGCGATCTGGTGCTGGCGAACGGCGCGCGTTTCTACAACGACCACGCGCATCCGGAGTATTCGACGCCGGAATGTTCTAACCTCAACGAAATCGTCGCGCAGGATCGGGCGGGCGAATGCATCTTGCACGAATGCGCCCTGCGCCGTTCCGCGATGTTAGGACGCTCCGTGCGACTCTACAAAAACAACACCGACTTCGACGGTCATAGCTATGGCTGCCACGATAACTATCTGGTCAGCCGCGAGGTAAAATGGGAGCGACTGGTCAGCGGAATGCTGCCGTTTCTAGTCACGCGCCAGATCTTCGCCGGCGCGGGAAAACTAGGCATCGAGGCCGAGGGAAAACTCCTGCAATCCGGCGTCTATCAAATCGCGCAGCGCTCGGATTTTTTCAGCGTCCTCACCAGCGTGGACACGATGAACCGGCGGCCCCTTGTTAACACTCGCGACGAGGCTCATGCCGACCCAAAAAAGTGGAGGCGTTTTCACGTCATCATCGGCGATGCCAACATGAGCGAATTTGCCACCGCGCTCAAAATAGGGACGACTTCCATGGCATTGAAACTCATCGAGCTTGGGCTCGCCCCTGACATCGAATTGGCCCAGCCGATCGAGGCCACCAAGGCGATCAGCCGCGATCCGAGTCACAGTTGGATCGTGGAATTGCGTGATGGACGAAAGATTTCCGCCATCGATATCCAGCGCGCGTATCTGGAAGCGGCCCGTGTTCATCTTGAGCCGGAGGAGGATCACGCCTGGATCTTTCGCGAATGGGAAAACGTCCTGAACGACCTCGAAGTCGATCCGCTGCGTTGCGTGGACCGGCTCGACTGGGTCGCGAAATGGCATCTGCTCGACACTTTTCGCCAAAGCGAGGACCTCGCGTGGTCCGATCCGTGGCTGCAATCGCTCGATCTGGAATATCACAATATCGACCCAGAAAACGGCCTTTATCACGCCTTGTCGAGGGAGGGAACGATCCGGCGCTTCGTCAGCGATGAGGCCGTCGCCGCCGCCATAAAAAATCCGCCGTCCAGCACGCGGGCCTTTTTTCGCGGGCAGGTCGTCAGCCGTTTTGCGGGGCAGATCGCCTCGTTGCAATGGGACGCGGTCGCCCTGCTGACGACTACGGGTAAATTCACCATTCCGTTTCCCGAGGTGGCCGATTCTCCCCGGCTCGACGCGCTCAACAAAATCATCGTCGCCGTGAAAAATACCGACGAATTGCGCGACAGAATACGTTCTTTAGACGGTGCCTGA